Genomic window (Planococcus sp. MSAK28401):
AACAGCTTTTTTTAATGAGCCTTCCTTTTACATCTTGATAGGGACACGCTTCGTCAAAATCTTCATGGCCAGGAATAGCACGAGAATCATGGCGGCCGAGCCGAGTGCTGTCAGCCAGAAATCCGCTTCGAGCGGCTCATACGGCAACCAGTCCAGTGTGTAATTTCTAGGTTTCCACAAATAATCGTTGAGGCCAAAGACGATGAACGTTAAGGCAATAAAGCCGAATCCGGCAATCCAGCGGAAGCGGTAATAGCCAATGCTGATGAGCCAGCCGGCTAAATAATAAGTTAGCACATTCAGGAACAGCGCAATAGCGGCAGCGGCCATGCCAGCTGTCGTCTCGAAAGCGATAGCGGTATCCAGTGCAACTGGTAATGAAATGACTTCTGCCAGCAAATGTTGAATGCCGTTGATGACAAGCGGCACCACTGTCAGGAACAAGGAGAGTCCAATCGCGGCAAGGGAGATACCGAAAAAGGAATCCCGGCGGCTGATCCCCTGCTGGATATGCCGGCCCATAAACGTATAGGCCGACATGATGCCAAGCACCAACATAAAGATATTCGTCGAGTACTGGGAGAAGGTGAAGAACCCTTCAATTGGGCTTGGTCCTCCATTTAGCCAAAAAATTCGGATTAAATGAATCACCAACAGAATGGAGAAAAACCATAGACTCCATCGGATCATTTCGGAAAAAACAGCAGTTGCTACTTTCAGATAGCGGCGTGATGTCATATTAGTTCGCCTCCTCGGTTAAGTAGATAAACAGATCTTGCAGCGAGACGGGACCTATTTCCAGCCCTAAAGCTTGAGCTTCCCGGCGTTTCGATTCGTCCAGCTCTCCGTAGACCATGACAGATTTCGTGCCGCCGAGCTGCTGTTCGTTCAAGTGCTTCATATCTACCGTGAACGCCTCGACATCAGAGGCTGCGCCGGTCACTGATGCGCCCCGTGCTTCGAGTGTTTCATATGGTTCATTCAATACAAGCTGGCCTTGGTCGATGATGACGACATGGTCGAACAAATAATCCATCTCCGACACTAAATGGGTCGATAGGATAAACGTTCGCGGATGTTCTTCCTGGTCTTTCAAGATTTCTTTATAGAAGATCTCGCGTGCCGGCGCATCCATACCAAGATAGGCTTCGTCGAAAATCGTCAACGGTGCGCGGCTGGCGAGCCCCATTACGACATTCATCGCAGATTGCATGCCTTTCGATAATTTATTGACGGGTTTGTTGACCGGCAGTTTGAAACGCTTAATCAATTGTTCTGCATAGTCCATGTCAAAATGAGGACGGTAATGGGAGGCAAGTGCGATTAACTTCTTCGCTTTCTCGGTTTCTTCCTTATAGTCCTTATCGTAGACGAACGCCACTTGCTCCATGTTCTCCGGATTCTCGAACACCGGAGAGCCGTCGACAAAGATGCCGCCGGATGTCGGTTCACGGAAAGCGGCAATCAGCGATAACAAAGAGGTCTTGCCGGCTCCGTTTCGGCCGATAAGGCCATGGATTTTGCCCGCTTCCAATGTCAGCGATACATCTTTCAAGGCTTCAAACTTTTTGAATTTCAATGTTACGTCATTGAGTTGGACTGAAGCTGCCATCATGCATCACGCCCTTTCGTGGATTTGATTAATTCGATGATTTCTTGTTCGGTGATACCTAGTTTTTCTGCTTCCTGTACTAGCCCAGTGACGTAATTATCGACAAATGCCTTTTTCCGCTGCTGGACCAAAGTTTTTTTTGCGCCTTCTGCTACAAACATGCCAATCCCTCGCTTCTTAAAAAGTATGCCTTCGTCGACAAGCTGGGTGATGCCTTTAGAGACGGTTGCGTGATTGATTTTGTAGAAATTGACCAATTGATTTGTTGATGGGGCTTGGTCGCCTTCTTTTAATTGATCATTGACGATCTGGTCTTCGATCAATTCGCGGATCTGCAAAAACAGGGGCTTCGTTGAATCGGATGGGTTGACCATAAAAACACCTCCTTGGGTGAACTGGTAATATGGTTATATACTTATGTGTATAACCATATATCTTTAATGTTTATTTGTCAACAAAGTTGTCAGAAAAATTTCAGGCATAAAAAAAGAGCCGCACAAGTGGCGGCTTTTATGAATGGGGAACGAATTCAGACAGTGACTGTTCGACTAGCTGGATAAACTGGTCAATCTCGTCGTTGCTGGTTTCTTTACGGAATGAAATCCGGACAAATTTTTTCGCGGCATCGCTTTCCGTTCCCATCGCAAGCATTGCAGACATCGCTTCACCATAGCCGATCTTGCAGGCGGTGCCGGTGGAGATGGCGATCTGCGCGCGGTTGCAGGCGAGCATCATCCATTGCCCTTCAACATGCGGCAAAACAAGTCCATGAATGAACGGAGATTTCGACTGTATGTCACCGGTCGCGATGACGCCTTCCGGCAAGTGTTCAATCAAATAGTCCTGGAGCTTGCGAGCGTGCTCATAGCTCTCAGGCTGTTCCATGATAGCGTGTTTCGCGGCGATCGTCGCAGAGACGATTCCCGGAACATCGATTGTTCCGGCGCGGAAACCACCTTGATGCGTCGTTCCCTCATAGACAGATTCCCAGTGGATGGACGGGTCAAGATAGGCAATGCCGACACCTTTAGGGCCGCCGATTTTATGCGCTGAACAAACAGCAGAAGCGACGCCCCACAAGCTGATGTCGACCGGCAGTTTCCCGAAGCCCTGGACGATATCCGAGTGAAGCGGCACGCCGAAGTGGTTGGCGATCTTCGCACATTGTTCGAGCGGCTGGATAGCTCCCATTTCCGAATTGACGAGCTGCATGACGACGAGCGCCGTTTGCTCGTTGATGGATTGTTCGTAAGCATCCAAATCGATGTGCCCGAACCCATCGACCGGAACATAGGTGATGTCATAGCCTTCTTGCTCGAGTTCATGAAGCACCGATAGCACGGAAGCATGTTCGAGTTGTGTCGACACGATTGAGCGGCAATTCCCGGGGCGTCCTTTTAATACCGAGCGAATGGCGAGCTGGTTCGCCTCTGAAGCGTTGCCAGTGAAATAAATGCCGTCTTGCCGCACGTTGAGGAACTGTCCCCAAAGTCTCTTGCACGATGCGAGATAGTCTGCTGCAAGAGATCCTGCATCATGCAAACTTTGCGTATTGCCGAATGCGTTTTTAGCCGTTTCCACGTAGGCGTCAATCGCTTCTTTTCTCATCGGGGCGGTCGCCGCCGAATCCAAGTAAATCATCATTTCCCATCAACTTCTTTCCTTAGCCGAGTTTCTTCTTGTAATCACTGTATCTTTATGTCATTAATAGTGTCAAGACACTTGTAAAGAAGGTGTAAAGTTTGTTCGATGTTTGCATCATCGGGGGAGGCGTCGCCGGGCTCATGCTTGCGCGTTCGCTCCCTGATCATTATTCCATCGCAGTCGTCACGAAAGAACATGACGGGACGGGAAATACAAGCCTTGCGCAAGGTGGAATTGCCGCAAGCCTGAGTTTTGATGATCGTCCCGAATCTCATGCCACGGATACTTTGCTCGCCTCGGCAGATCACGCCGATGCTGGGCGCGTAGAAATTTTGGTCAATGAAGGATCGGAGCTCATGAAGAATTTGCTGAAGCACGGACTGCCATTCGATGGCGACGAACTCGGGAGGCCAGCGCTCGGCATGGAAGGCGCACACAGCCAGCGCCGAATCGTCCATGCAGGAGGCGACCAGACCGGCAAGATGCTCATGCACTATCTAATGGAAGAAACGTCCGGAAAAATCACGCGTTTTGCTTTTCATCAAGCTTTGGAATTAAGGATGGAGAGCGGACGCTGCACCGGCGTGCTCGTTTCGGATCGGTCCGGAAAACGTTCGGTCGTTCAAGCACGCCACGTTGTCCTGGCGACAGGCGGCATCGGGCAATTGTACAGCGAAACATCCAATTCATCCGTTTCGACAGGCGACGGATTATCATTGGCGTATCACGCAGGCGCTGTACTGGAAGATCTCGAATTTGTGCAATTCCATCCGACCGTCCTGACACTTGAATGCAAGTCGTGCGGGCTTATCTCGGAAGCAGTGCGCGGTGAAGGCGCTGTATTGGTTGCCGAAGATGGCAAGCGTGTCATGGACGGCATCCATCCGCTCAAGGAGCTCGCGCCGCGCGATGTT
Coding sequences:
- a CDS encoding ATP-binding cassette domain-containing protein, with the translated sequence MAASVQLNDVTLKFKKFEALKDVSLTLEAGKIHGLIGRNGAGKTSLLSLIAAFREPTSGGIFVDGSPVFENPENMEQVAFVYDKDYKEETEKAKKLIALASHYRPHFDMDYAEQLIKRFKLPVNKPVNKLSKGMQSAMNVVMGLASRAPLTIFDEAYLGMDAPAREIFYKEILKDQEEHPRTFILSTHLVSEMDYLFDHVVIIDQGQLVLNEPYETLEARGASVTGAASDVEAFTVDMKHLNEQQLGGTKSVMVYGELDESKRREAQALGLEIGPVSLQDLFIYLTEEAN
- a CDS encoding GntR family transcriptional regulator, with amino-acid sequence MVNPSDSTKPLFLQIRELIEDQIVNDQLKEGDQAPSTNQLVNFYKINHATVSKGITQLVDEGILFKKRGIGMFVAEGAKKTLVQQRKKAFVDNYVTGLVQEAEKLGITEQEIIELIKSTKGRDA
- a CDS encoding IscS subfamily cysteine desulfurase, encoding MMIYLDSAATAPMRKEAIDAYVETAKNAFGNTQSLHDAGSLAADYLASCKRLWGQFLNVRQDGIYFTGNASEANQLAIRSVLKGRPGNCRSIVSTQLEHASVLSVLHELEQEGYDITYVPVDGFGHIDLDAYEQSINEQTALVVMQLVNSEMGAIQPLEQCAKIANHFGVPLHSDIVQGFGKLPVDISLWGVASAVCSAHKIGGPKGVGIAYLDPSIHWESVYEGTTHQGGFRAGTIDVPGIVSATIAAKHAIMEQPESYEHARKLQDYLIEHLPEGVIATGDIQSKSPFIHGLVLPHVEGQWMMLACNRAQIAISTGTACKIGYGEAMSAMLAMGTESDAAKKFVRISFRKETSNDEIDQFIQLVEQSLSEFVPHS
- the nadB gene encoding L-aspartate oxidase, with amino-acid sequence MFDVCIIGGGVAGLMLARSLPDHYSIAVVTKEHDGTGNTSLAQGGIAASLSFDDRPESHATDTLLASADHADAGRVEILVNEGSELMKNLLKHGLPFDGDELGRPALGMEGAHSQRRIVHAGGDQTGKMLMHYLMEETSGKITRFAFHQALELRMESGRCTGVLVSDRSGKRSVVQARHVVLATGGIGQLYSETSNSSVSTGDGLSLAYHAGAVLEDLEFVQFHPTVLTLECKSCGLISEAVRGEGAVLVAEDGKRVMDGIHPLKELAPRDVVARAIERHWQTEGPVFLDARELADFQQRFPSIYDNCRNHGIDPTKELLPVRPGAHFHMGGVKTDSYGQTSIPGLYAVGEVASTGVHGANRLASNSLLEGLVFARRLAERIKEEPQSSEKISSAQADHVPCTYFQGIDESQLKRNMTEMAGILREPYALQNFLQGHPLKAYALEDYKDEAIAQIHRQTSCSLIATAALLREESRGGHYRIDMPEPKTEWAGKVIGISKSGVHLTTRQTKIKETI